From Polynucleobacter difficilis, a single genomic window includes:
- a CDS encoding NADP-dependent malic enzyme yields MSQSMSQADNSKEQQIKALRAAALHYHEFPVPGKIEIAATKQLTNQRDLALAYTPGVAAACEEIAKDPANAFRYTARGNLVGVITNGTAVLGLGNIGPLASKPVMEGKAVLFKKFAGIDVFDIEVNENDPDKLVEIIAALEPTFGGINLEDIKAPDCFVVERKLQARMKIPVFHDDQHGTAIVVAAAILNGLKVVGKDVSNVKLVTSGAGAAALACIDLLVDLGVPRKNIWVTDIAGVVYKGRKELMDPEKEPFSQDTPLRTLSEVIEGADIFLGLSAGGVLRSEMVKKMADKPLVFALANPTPEILPEEVKLVRPDAVMATGRTDYPNQVNNVLCFPFIFRGALDVGATTITRGMEVAAVKAVAELAQAEQSEVVAAVYSTENLSFGPEYLIPKPFDPRLITVIAPAVAKAAMDDGVALRPIKDFDAYRNQLQQFVYHSGTLMKPLFTIAKGVPEAQKRIVFCEGEDERVLRAVQIVLDEGIAKPILIGRPSVIEHRIEKFGLRMVCGTDIDIVNPEDDSRFGDFWKSYLAIMERKGVTASFAKLEMRRRNTLIGATLLSKGMADGLICGTISKVSTHLKYIDEVIGHEKGANVYGAMSGLILPGRQVFLVDTHVNVDPTAEQLAEITLMAASEMRKLGMTPKVALLSHSNFGSSDAPSAAKMRQVLAILQATAPELEVDGEMHGDCALDPEIRAGAVTSSPLEGAANLLVLPNIDAANISYNLLKTAAGNGIAIGPLLLGVAKPVHILTPAATVRRIVNVTALTVVEAASKARIKGS; encoded by the coding sequence ATGAGTCAATCGATGAGCCAAGCGGACAACAGTAAAGAACAGCAAATCAAAGCCTTACGGGCTGCAGCCCTGCATTATCACGAGTTTCCTGTCCCTGGAAAGATTGAAATTGCGGCAACCAAGCAACTGACCAACCAGCGCGATCTCGCCTTGGCCTATACCCCTGGTGTTGCTGCTGCCTGCGAAGAAATCGCCAAAGACCCAGCCAATGCCTTTCGCTATACCGCTCGCGGTAATTTAGTGGGTGTGATTACCAACGGTACTGCGGTACTCGGCCTTGGGAATATTGGTCCTCTAGCCAGTAAGCCAGTGATGGAAGGTAAGGCGGTCTTATTTAAAAAGTTTGCCGGCATTGATGTCTTTGATATTGAGGTCAATGAAAACGATCCCGACAAATTGGTTGAAATCATTGCAGCGCTTGAGCCTACTTTTGGCGGCATCAACTTAGAAGACATCAAAGCGCCGGATTGCTTTGTGGTTGAGCGCAAATTGCAAGCCCGCATGAAGATTCCAGTTTTTCATGATGACCAGCATGGCACAGCCATTGTGGTTGCGGCGGCCATTTTGAATGGTTTAAAAGTCGTTGGGAAAGATGTATCTAATGTCAAACTCGTGACATCGGGCGCGGGCGCTGCTGCGCTGGCGTGTATCGACTTATTAGTGGATTTGGGTGTACCTAGAAAAAATATTTGGGTTACCGACATTGCGGGCGTCGTCTATAAAGGCCGTAAAGAGTTGATGGATCCTGAGAAGGAGCCGTTCTCGCAAGATACGCCGTTGCGTACCTTGAGTGAGGTAATTGAGGGCGCGGATATTTTCTTGGGCCTCTCAGCGGGTGGCGTACTGAGGTCCGAGATGGTGAAGAAGATGGCGGATAAGCCCTTGGTGTTTGCCTTAGCAAATCCCACGCCAGAAATCTTGCCAGAGGAAGTGAAATTAGTTCGGCCCGATGCAGTGATGGCAACCGGTCGTACCGATTACCCCAATCAAGTGAATAACGTGTTGTGCTTCCCATTTATTTTCCGCGGCGCTTTGGATGTGGGCGCTACGACCATCACCCGCGGCATGGAAGTGGCTGCAGTCAAAGCCGTTGCTGAGCTGGCTCAGGCTGAACAAAGCGAAGTGGTTGCGGCCGTCTATAGCACCGAGAATTTGTCGTTCGGTCCGGAGTACTTGATTCCAAAACCCTTTGATCCACGGTTAATCACGGTGATTGCGCCGGCGGTTGCTAAGGCGGCGATGGATGACGGCGTAGCCCTGCGCCCGATAAAAGATTTTGATGCTTACCGTAATCAGCTCCAGCAGTTTGTGTATCACTCGGGCACTTTGATGAAGCCCCTCTTCACGATCGCCAAAGGCGTTCCTGAGGCACAAAAACGGATTGTCTTTTGCGAAGGTGAAGATGAGCGCGTCCTGCGTGCCGTCCAGATTGTGCTCGATGAAGGTATTGCAAAGCCAATCTTGATTGGTCGCCCCAGCGTGATTGAGCACCGGATTGAGAAATTCGGTTTACGCATGGTTTGCGGTACCGATATTGATATTGTGAATCCAGAAGACGATTCCCGTTTTGGGGATTTTTGGAAATCCTATTTGGCCATCATGGAGCGCAAGGGCGTGACCGCGTCGTTTGCCAAACTGGAGATGCGTCGCCGTAATACCCTGATCGGCGCTACGTTGCTCTCTAAAGGAATGGCCGACGGCTTGATTTGCGGCACCATCAGTAAGGTATCAACCCACCTCAAATACATTGATGAGGTGATTGGCCATGAAAAAGGCGCCAACGTCTATGGTGCGATGAGCGGTTTGATACTGCCAGGACGCCAAGTATTTTTAGTCGACACCCATGTGAATGTCGATCCGACGGCAGAGCAGTTGGCCGAAATCACCCTCATGGCCGCGAGCGAAATGCGCAAGCTGGGCATGACACCTAAAGTCGCATTGCTGTCGCATTCCAATTTTGGTAGCAGTGATGCACCATCGGCTGCGAAGATGCGTCAAGTCCTCGCCATTTTGCAGGCCACCGCTCCAGAACTCGAGGTCGATGGTGAGATGCACGGAGATTGCGCGCTCGATCCAGAGATTCGTGCCGGTGCAGTGACAAGCTCACCACTGGAGGGCGCTGCTAATTTATTGGTATTGCCCAATATTGATGCCGCCAACATTTCCTATAACTTACTCAAGACTGCTGCCGGAAATGGCATCGCCATCGGCCCACTGCTACTCGGGGTAGCTAAGCCAGTGCATATTCTGACCCCCGCAGCGACCGTACGGCGGATCGTGAATGTCACCGCATTAACGGTGGTAGAGGCAGCTAGCAAGGCCAGAATCAAGGGAAGTTAA
- the thiL gene encoding thiamine-phosphate kinase produces the protein MEAKLGEFDLIWRFFKAGSESMAQTQTDQVLLGIGDDCALLQPDAAQNLAVTSDMLVEGRHFFAGANPEWLGHKALAVNLSDLAAMGAKPVGFTLALALPDANADWLAQFSQGLFRFAQQWQCPLIGGDTTQGPLTICITALGHVPAGAAIKRSGAKVGDDIWVSGTLGDARLALGALRNEWSLSPSGLEAVLPRMHQPEPRIALGLQLRGVASSALDVSDGLLGDLRHILKASQVNAEVLIDQLPTSPTLAEQTESLRRQCAANGGDDYELCFTAPAGKRMEVESLSTTLLPLTRIGSITFTSNGTEPTLMLRDANGNPLAAADSMQLRQSFDHFKSS, from the coding sequence ATGGAAGCAAAACTAGGGGAATTTGACCTGATTTGGCGTTTTTTCAAAGCCGGCTCGGAATCCATGGCCCAAACCCAAACTGACCAGGTTCTTCTCGGGATCGGGGATGACTGCGCCCTGCTTCAGCCAGATGCGGCACAAAACCTCGCAGTCACCAGCGATATGCTGGTCGAAGGGCGACATTTTTTTGCAGGCGCCAACCCGGAATGGCTTGGCCATAAAGCCTTGGCAGTTAACCTCTCTGACCTTGCTGCCATGGGCGCAAAGCCGGTTGGCTTTACCTTAGCACTTGCACTGCCAGATGCAAATGCGGACTGGCTCGCGCAATTTAGCCAAGGCTTATTTCGCTTTGCGCAGCAGTGGCAATGCCCTTTAATCGGTGGCGATACAACCCAAGGACCTCTCACCATTTGCATCACCGCTTTAGGCCATGTGCCTGCTGGTGCCGCCATCAAGCGCTCTGGCGCGAAGGTAGGTGATGACATTTGGGTATCTGGCACGCTGGGTGATGCAAGGCTTGCTTTGGGAGCATTGCGCAACGAATGGTCACTTAGCCCTAGCGGCTTAGAGGCGGTCCTGCCCCGCATGCATCAGCCCGAACCACGCATTGCGCTGGGCCTGCAACTGCGCGGCGTTGCGAGTAGCGCCCTGGATGTATCCGATGGACTCTTGGGTGATTTACGCCACATCCTCAAAGCATCCCAAGTGAATGCCGAAGTATTGATTGATCAATTACCCACCTCGCCTACCCTTGCTGAGCAAACCGAAAGTCTACGCAGACAATGCGCTGCCAACGGCGGTGATGATTACGAACTGTGTTTCACTGCCCCAGCCGGCAAACGAATGGAAGTGGAATCGCTCAGCACTACCCTACTGCCGCTCACACGCATTGGCAGCATTACCTTTACTAGCAATGGGACTGAACCCACACTCATGCTGCGCGATGCCAATGGAAATCCACTCGCGGCAGCCGACAGCATGCAGTTAAGGCAATCCTTTGATCACTTTAAGAGCAGCTAA
- a CDS encoding barstar family protein — MNNPEITSAEWDDHSRAESWDRSEQSDGEPSATNVYAQGGLSRLQTLAANHASSKKVPASWRAALAVRDAGPPAMLRSVRPNIVQSIRAFRTTDLMEAAAELGQHFIYANCANGLTKSEVLESIANAYVFTKQQAKNYDPLLDTLTTMVDKAGPQPGFVVVLEGLPCTQKFDKEARETLLDVFRDAVDFWSERRVPYRVFYSFA, encoded by the coding sequence ATGAATAATCCTGAAATTACATCCGCTGAGTGGGACGACCACAGTCGCGCCGAAAGTTGGGATCGAAGCGAGCAGTCTGACGGTGAGCCTTCAGCTACGAATGTGTACGCTCAAGGTGGCCTATCGCGCTTACAAACGCTTGCGGCTAATCATGCTTCCAGTAAAAAAGTACCCGCATCCTGGCGTGCTGCATTAGCCGTTCGCGATGCAGGCCCGCCCGCGATGCTACGTAGCGTTCGCCCTAACATCGTTCAATCGATCCGGGCCTTCCGCACAACCGATTTAATGGAAGCAGCAGCCGAGCTCGGTCAGCATTTTATCTACGCCAATTGCGCAAATGGCCTCACCAAGAGCGAAGTGCTCGAGTCGATCGCCAATGCTTATGTGTTTACGAAGCAGCAAGCCAAGAATTACGACCCTTTATTGGATACTTTAACCACCATGGTGGATAAAGCCGGACCACAGCCTGGTTTCGTTGTCGTATTAGAAGGCTTGCCTTGCACCCAGAAATTTGACAAAGAAGCCCGCGAGACTTTATTGGATGTCTTCCGTGATGCGGTTGATTTCTGGTCTGAGCGCCGCGTACCGTATCGGGTGTTCTACTCTTTCGCGTAA